A stretch of the Erpetoichthys calabaricus chromosome 3, fErpCal1.3, whole genome shotgun sequence genome encodes the following:
- the pnrc1 gene encoding proline-rich nuclear receptor coactivator 1 — protein sequence MYPPSPPSCDFHAAIGETLGQHVVSKLVHTFPAPSKHSSHQHLVTNHHHNNNNSANNNHRRQALMKKPGRKVRPTLTGLQSRHHPNQKHPSLGRGHPSRFSDLNSNDNNAGGSSEVGVSSPVGELAASRNPVAAGAHFHQKGAPKKEVGKSKVGRPDKTYFPSGQTLFTLSKCENPVQSLHIVRQKNIKHGVPVKLYSQVKRNENVYRQESPLNLYHREGKKPLNTADNFKSTNPNKAEVTSEEENLKDGESYYAGAKFSEPPSPSVLPKPPSHWVGDNTQQHSDSCRELMTVHLKTLLKVQPSP from the exons ATGTATCCGCCATCCCCGCCATCGTGCGATTTCCATGCCGCAATTGGCGAAACACTTGGCCAGCACGTCGTGTCCAAACTTGTGCACACTTTTCCTGCACCCTCAAAACACAGCAGCCACCAACATTTGGTCACCAACCaccaccacaacaacaacaacagtgccAATAACAACCATCGACGACAGGCACTGATGAAGAAACCTGGCAGAAAAGTCCGCCCTACTCTAACGGGGCTGCAAAGTCGGCACCACCCTAACCAGAAGCACCCCTCTTTGGGTAGAGGCCACCCTTCGCGATTCAGCGATCTCAACAGCAACGACAACAACGCAGGCGGTTCCTCGGAGGTGGGCGTAAGCTCTCCAGTCGGGGAACTTGCTGCTAGTCGGAATCCGGTGGCCGCTGGTGCCCACTTCCACCAGAAAGGGGCGCCGAAGAAAGAG GTGGGGAAGTCTAAAGTTGGAAGACCAGACAAGACGTACTTTCCTAGTGGCCAGACGTTGTTCACCTTGAGCAAATGTGAAAACCCAGTCCAATCTTTGCACATTGTCagacaaaaaaacatcaagcacGGTGTGCCTGTGAAACTTTACTCTCAAGTGAAgcgaaatgaaaatgtttatcgGCAGGAATCTCCGCTGAACTTGTACCACAGAGAAGGGAAGAAGCCACTTAACACGGCTGATAATTTTAAGAGCACCAATCCCAACAAAGCAGAAGTGACCTCTGAAGAAGAGAACCTCAAAGATGGCGAGAGCTACTACGCAGGCGCAAAGTTCAGCGAACCCCCGTCTCCCAGCGTTCTGCCAAAGCCCCCAAGTCACTGGGTGGGAGACAACACTCAGCAGCATTCCGACTCTTGCAGAGAGCTAATGACTGTCCATCTAAAGACTCTGCTGAAGGTTCAGCCATCTCCTTAA